ATTTCTATACGGGTGGACGCTGTTTCTGGTGATTCAGACAGGAACGATTGCCGCGGTGGGAGTGGCATTTGGAAAGTTCCTCGGGGTCTTCTTCCCGAGCGTGAGCGCGCACCACTGGCTGTGGCACATCGGGCATGTTCCAGCGTGGCATGTGGGACCAATGGTGCTGGGGAATATGGACCTCGGTCTCAATACCGCGAATCTTGTGGCGATTGTCGTGATCGTGTTCCTTACCGTGCTGAATACGCGGGGCGTTAAGATGGGCGCGGCGGTCCAGAATCTGTTCACCTCCGCGAAGGTGCTGGCATTGGCTGCGGTGGTGCTGGTGGGGATCGTGGTCCGCGATCCTGCGGCTGTAGCTGCGAACTTTGGCACAGGCTGGCATAACTTCTGGGCTGGCGCGGGATGGCACACACTGCATGTGGCGCAGATGGGGGGTAGGGAGTACGTCGGACTACTTACGATTGTGGCGATTGTGCAAGTGGGTTCGCTATTCAGCGCGGATGCGTGGAACAACGTCACCTTCACGGCGGGCGAGATCCGAAATCCGAAGCGCAATCTCCCGCTTTCTCTAGCGATCGGGACCGGCGTCGTGCTGCTGCTGTATGTTCTCTGCAACTTCGTGTACCTGAGCGTGCTTCCGCTGGCTGGGGATCCTCACGCGGCAACGATTGCGGGGCGGGGAATTCAGTTTGCTGCGGAAGACCGTGTGGCGACGGCGGTGATGGAACGCGCCTTTACCGGCTATGGCGCGAAGCTGATGGCTGCGGCGATTCTGATCTCGACGTTTGGCTGTGCGAACGGGATGCTGCTGGCCGGCGCGCGCGTCTACTATGCGATGAGCCGGGATGGACTGTTCTTCAAGAGCGTTGGAAGGCTGAGTGAGCGGGCTGGCTCTGGAGGGGGGACGCCGGTGAACTCATTGTGGGTGCAATGTGTGTGGACATGCCTGCTGTGCATCTCGGGAAGCTATGGGCAACTGCTGGATTATGTGATCTTTGCCGTGCTGATCTTTTACATTCTTACGATTGCGGGCTTGTTTGTGCTGCGAAGGACACGGCCTGAGGCTGCGCGTCCATACTGCGCCTTTGGGTATCCGTTTTTGCCCGGGCTTTATATCGTTATGGCGGTATGGATTTGTGTTGTACTCTTGCGTTACAAGCCCCAATATACGTGGCCGGGACTGATAATCGTTCTGCTTGGCGTGCCGGTTTATCTGGTATGGAAACGGCAGGGAACCGCAGCAACGATGGACGCGGCTAGAGCAGAGACGACAGGGATTTGAAGGAGAACCATAGAACGATGTCGATGTTGTTTGCCAGAAAATCAATGGATGTGCTGTTTGCCGAGGCTCACGCCGAGGGCGCAGAGACACTCGAGCGCGCGCTGGGGCCGTTCCAGCTGACGGCGCTTGGGATTGGCGCAGTGATTGGCGCGGGTATCTTTGTGCTGGCTGGCCTT
The Edaphobacter bradus genome window above contains:
- a CDS encoding APC family permease — its product is MGLFSATAIVMGSMIGSGIFIVSADMSRLLGSPALLIAAWLVTAVMTIIGALSYGELAAMMPKAGGQYVYLREALGPLWGFLYGWTLFLVIQTGTIAAVGVAFGKFLGVFFPSVSAHHWLWHIGHVPAWHVGPMVLGNMDLGLNTANLVAIVVIVFLTVLNTRGVKMGAAVQNLFTSAKVLALAAVVLVGIVVRDPAAVAANFGTGWHNFWAGAGWHTLHVAQMGGREYVGLLTIVAIVQVGSLFSADAWNNVTFTAGEIRNPKRNLPLSLAIGTGVVLLLYVLCNFVYLSVLPLAGDPHAATIAGRGIQFAAEDRVATAVMERAFTGYGAKLMAAAILISTFGCANGMLLAGARVYYAMSRDGLFFKSVGRLSERAGSGGGTPVNSLWVQCVWTCLLCISGSYGQLLDYVIFAVLIFYILTIAGLFVLRRTRPEAARPYCAFGYPFLPGLYIVMAVWICVVLLRYKPQYTWPGLIIVLLGVPVYLVWKRQGTAATMDAARAETTGI